A stretch of the Capsicum annuum cultivar UCD-10X-F1 chromosome 10, UCD10Xv1.1, whole genome shotgun sequence genome encodes the following:
- the LOC107845047 gene encoding nudix hydrolase 2 isoform X1 produces MEKLVFQNGVKKDQLLSAVNDDHGGVIVEFKEPMDPIVFQNMLKASLSKWRLQGKKGVWIKLPIECVNLVETAVEEGFWYHHAEPHYLMLVYWIPKTENTIPANASHRVGIGAIVLNDKRELLVVQENCGRLKGTAVWKIPTGVVEEGEDIFEGAIREVKEETGVSLSNTEVSYCTCDRYCFSKIRRFHLLQIDTEFLEVLAFRQTHKALFEKSDLFFICMMRPLSFDIQKQDLEIEAAQWMPIEEYEAQPFVQKHVLFKYIVDLCLTKAERGYPGFTPVPITSFFDAGASFLYLNNDGLNDENSAAHL; encoded by the exons ATGGAAAAACTCGTGTTTCAAAATGGTGTCAAGAAGGATCAATTGCTTTCTGCGGTAAATGATGACCATGGAGGAGTTATAGTGGAATTTAAGGAGCCTATGGACCCGATTGTCTTCCAAAACATGCTTAAAGCTTCACTATCCAAATGGAGGTTGCAG GGGAAGAAGGGTGTCTGGATCAAATTGCCAATTGAATGCGTAAATTTGGTTGAAACTGCCGTTGAG GAAGGGTTTTGGTACCACCATGCGGAACCTCATTACCTAATGCTCGTGTATTGGATTCCCAAAACTGAGAATACCATCCCGGCAAATGCCTCACACCGAGTGGGTATTGGCGCTATTGTCTTAAACGACAAAAGAGAG TTGCTCGTTGTCCAAGAAAATTGCGGCAGATTAAAGGGAACTGCAGTATGGAAGATCCCAACTGGTGTTGTCGAGGAG GGTGAGGATATATTTGAAGGCGCGATAagagaagtaaaagaagaaacaggAGTAAGTTTATCGAATACTGAAGTTTCCTACTGTACGTGTGACCGTTATTGCTTCTCTAAGATTCGTCGGTTCCATTTATTGCAGATCGATACTGAATTTCTGGAAGTTCTTGCATTCAG GCAAACACACAAGGCGTTGTTTGAGAAGTCGGACTTATTCTTCATTTGCATGATGCGCCCTTTATCATTCGACATTCAAAAGCAAGATTTAGAAATCGAGGCAGCCCAG TGGATGCCAATCGAAGAGTATGAAGCTCAACCTTTTGTTCAGAAACATGTCCTATTCAAGTACATCGTAGATTTATGCTTGACAAAGGCCGAAAGGGGTTACCCGGGCTTTACTCCTGTGCCTATAACATCGTTTTTTGATGCTGGCGCGAGTTTTCTGTATCTCAACAACGATGGTCTGAACGACGAAAACTCTGCAGCTCATCTCTGA
- the LOC107845047 gene encoding nudix hydrolase 10 isoform X4 — translation MEKLVFQNGVKKDQLLSAVNDDHGGVIVEFKEPMDPIVFQNMLKASLSKWRLQGKKGVWIKLPIECVNLVETAVELLVVQENCGRLKGTAVWKIPTGVVEEGEDIFEGAIREVKEETGIDTEFLEVLAFRQTHKALFEKSDLFFICMMRPLSFDIQKQDLEIEAAQWMPIEEYEAQPFVQKHVLFKYIVDLCLTKAERGYPGFTPVPITSFFDAGASFLYLNNDGLNDENSAAHL, via the exons ATGGAAAAACTCGTGTTTCAAAATGGTGTCAAGAAGGATCAATTGCTTTCTGCGGTAAATGATGACCATGGAGGAGTTATAGTGGAATTTAAGGAGCCTATGGACCCGATTGTCTTCCAAAACATGCTTAAAGCTTCACTATCCAAATGGAGGTTGCAG GGGAAGAAGGGTGTCTGGATCAAATTGCCAATTGAATGCGTAAATTTGGTTGAAACTGCCGTTGAG TTGCTCGTTGTCCAAGAAAATTGCGGCAGATTAAAGGGAACTGCAGTATGGAAGATCCCAACTGGTGTTGTCGAGGAG GGTGAGGATATATTTGAAGGCGCGATAagagaagtaaaagaagaaacaggA ATCGATACTGAATTTCTGGAAGTTCTTGCATTCAG GCAAACACACAAGGCGTTGTTTGAGAAGTCGGACTTATTCTTCATTTGCATGATGCGCCCTTTATCATTCGACATTCAAAAGCAAGATTTAGAAATCGAGGCAGCCCAG TGGATGCCAATCGAAGAGTATGAAGCTCAACCTTTTGTTCAGAAACATGTCCTATTCAAGTACATCGTAGATTTATGCTTGACAAAGGCCGAAAGGGGTTACCCGGGCTTTACTCCTGTGCCTATAACATCGTTTTTTGATGCTGGCGCGAGTTTTCTGTATCTCAACAACGATGGTCTGAACGACGAAAACTCTGCAGCTCATCTCTGA
- the LOC107845047 gene encoding nudix hydrolase 2 isoform X2, with the protein MEKLVFQNGVKKDQLLSAVNDDHGGVIVEFKEPMDPIVFQNMLKASLSKWRLQGKKGVWIKLPIECVNLVETAVEEGFWYHHAEPHYLMLVYWIPKTENTIPANASHRVGIGAIVLNDKRELLVVQENCGRLKGTAVWKIPTGVVEEGEDIFEGAIREVKEETGIDTEFLEVLAFRQTHKALFEKSDLFFICMMRPLSFDIQKQDLEIEAAQWMPIEEYEAQPFVQKHVLFKYIVDLCLTKAERGYPGFTPVPITSFFDAGASFLYLNNDGLNDENSAAHL; encoded by the exons ATGGAAAAACTCGTGTTTCAAAATGGTGTCAAGAAGGATCAATTGCTTTCTGCGGTAAATGATGACCATGGAGGAGTTATAGTGGAATTTAAGGAGCCTATGGACCCGATTGTCTTCCAAAACATGCTTAAAGCTTCACTATCCAAATGGAGGTTGCAG GGGAAGAAGGGTGTCTGGATCAAATTGCCAATTGAATGCGTAAATTTGGTTGAAACTGCCGTTGAG GAAGGGTTTTGGTACCACCATGCGGAACCTCATTACCTAATGCTCGTGTATTGGATTCCCAAAACTGAGAATACCATCCCGGCAAATGCCTCACACCGAGTGGGTATTGGCGCTATTGTCTTAAACGACAAAAGAGAG TTGCTCGTTGTCCAAGAAAATTGCGGCAGATTAAAGGGAACTGCAGTATGGAAGATCCCAACTGGTGTTGTCGAGGAG GGTGAGGATATATTTGAAGGCGCGATAagagaagtaaaagaagaaacaggA ATCGATACTGAATTTCTGGAAGTTCTTGCATTCAG GCAAACACACAAGGCGTTGTTTGAGAAGTCGGACTTATTCTTCATTTGCATGATGCGCCCTTTATCATTCGACATTCAAAAGCAAGATTTAGAAATCGAGGCAGCCCAG TGGATGCCAATCGAAGAGTATGAAGCTCAACCTTTTGTTCAGAAACATGTCCTATTCAAGTACATCGTAGATTTATGCTTGACAAAGGCCGAAAGGGGTTACCCGGGCTTTACTCCTGTGCCTATAACATCGTTTTTTGATGCTGGCGCGAGTTTTCTGTATCTCAACAACGATGGTCTGAACGACGAAAACTCTGCAGCTCATCTCTGA
- the LOC107845047 gene encoding nudix hydrolase 10 isoform X3, with product MEKLVFQNGVKKDQLLSAVNDDHGGVIVEFKEPMDPIVFQNMLKASLSKWRLQGKKGVWIKLPIECVNLVETAVELLVVQENCGRLKGTAVWKIPTGVVEEGEDIFEGAIREVKEETGVSLSNTEVSYCTCDRYCFSKIRRFHLLQIDTEFLEVLAFRQTHKALFEKSDLFFICMMRPLSFDIQKQDLEIEAAQWMPIEEYEAQPFVQKHVLFKYIVDLCLTKAERGYPGFTPVPITSFFDAGASFLYLNNDGLNDENSAAHL from the exons ATGGAAAAACTCGTGTTTCAAAATGGTGTCAAGAAGGATCAATTGCTTTCTGCGGTAAATGATGACCATGGAGGAGTTATAGTGGAATTTAAGGAGCCTATGGACCCGATTGTCTTCCAAAACATGCTTAAAGCTTCACTATCCAAATGGAGGTTGCAG GGGAAGAAGGGTGTCTGGATCAAATTGCCAATTGAATGCGTAAATTTGGTTGAAACTGCCGTTGAG TTGCTCGTTGTCCAAGAAAATTGCGGCAGATTAAAGGGAACTGCAGTATGGAAGATCCCAACTGGTGTTGTCGAGGAG GGTGAGGATATATTTGAAGGCGCGATAagagaagtaaaagaagaaacaggAGTAAGTTTATCGAATACTGAAGTTTCCTACTGTACGTGTGACCGTTATTGCTTCTCTAAGATTCGTCGGTTCCATTTATTGCAGATCGATACTGAATTTCTGGAAGTTCTTGCATTCAG GCAAACACACAAGGCGTTGTTTGAGAAGTCGGACTTATTCTTCATTTGCATGATGCGCCCTTTATCATTCGACATTCAAAAGCAAGATTTAGAAATCGAGGCAGCCCAG TGGATGCCAATCGAAGAGTATGAAGCTCAACCTTTTGTTCAGAAACATGTCCTATTCAAGTACATCGTAGATTTATGCTTGACAAAGGCCGAAAGGGGTTACCCGGGCTTTACTCCTGTGCCTATAACATCGTTTTTTGATGCTGGCGCGAGTTTTCTGTATCTCAACAACGATGGTCTGAACGACGAAAACTCTGCAGCTCATCTCTGA
- the LOC107845046 gene encoding fasciclin-like arabinogalactan protein 1, which translates to MQLRSVAVAAVVILSLLLFPPPISAHNITHILAKHPEFSTFNHYLTLTHLAPEINNRETITVCAVDNAGMNQLLSKHLSIQTIKNVISLHILLDYFGAKKLHQITNGTALAATMFQATGSAPGSTGFVNITDLKGGKVGFGPAENHGNLPAMFVKGVEEIPYNISVIQISTMLPSAVAEAPTPEPSHMNLTSLMSAHGCKVFAETLLKSPAEKTFEDNADGGLTIFCPGDDAMKNFMTKFKNLTDDGKQSLLEYHGVPVYQSMATLKSNNGVMNTLATDGAKKYDFVVQNDGNVVTLKTKIVTAKITGTLVDEQPVAIFTIDKVLMPKELFKAAEADAPAPAPAAAPEADAESPKSAKKKKHKAPVAADTPADSPADGPTDDFADSTADDDNGGGFRYSGGTVVAGVLSMWFLFLLL; encoded by the exons ATGCAGCTCCGGTCAGTGGCCGTGGCCGCGGTGGTTATTCtctcactattgctctttcctcCACCTATTTCAGCTCATAACATCACACATATACTGGCAAAACACCCAGAGTTCTCAACCTTCAACCACTACTTAACCTTAACACACCTCGCACCAGAAATAAACAATCGTGAAACTATCACAGTATGTGCAGTGGACAATGCCGGAATGAACCAGCTACTATCCAAACACCTCTCGATCCAAACTATCAAGAACGTAATATCTCTTCACATTCTTTTGGACTACTTTGGTGCGAAGAAGCTACATCAAATAACAAACGGAACTGCATTAGCTGCTACGATGTTTCAAGCTACTGGTTCAGCTCCAGGTTCAACTGGTTTTGTTAATATAACGGATTTGAAAGGTGGTAAAGTTGGGTTTGGTCCTGCTGAGAATCATGGTAATCTACCAGCTATGTTTGTTAAAGGTGTTGAAGAGATACCTTATAATATATCTGTTATACAGATTAGTACTATGTTGCCTTCTGCTGTTGCTGAAGCTCCTACACCAGAACCTAGTCACATGAACCTTACATCTTTAATGTCTGCTCATGGTTGTAAG GTATTTGCAGAAACTTTGTTGAAGTCTCCAGCTGAGAAAACCTTTGAGGATAACGCTGATGGTGGCCTAACAATTTTTTGTCCCGGAGATGATGCAATGAAGAACTTCATGACTAAGTTCAAGAATTTAACTGACGATGGAAAACAATCGTTGCTCGAGTATCATGGAGTACCAGTGTATCAATCAATGGCAACCTTGAAATCGAACAATGGAGTGATGAACACCTTAGCTACTGATGGAGCTAAGAAGTATGACTTCGTAGTGCAGAATGATGGCAATGTGGTTACTCTAAAGACGAAGATTGTGACAGCGAAGATAACTGGAACGCTTGTTGATGAGCAGCCTGTTGCTATCTTTACGATAGACAAAGTTTTGATGCCGAAGGAGTTGTTTAAGGCTGCAGAGGCGGATGCTCCTGCACCTGCACCTGCAGCGGCACCAGAGGCTGATGCAGAGTCACCTAAATCAGCTAAGAAGAAGAAACATAAGGCGCCTGTGGCAGCTGATACACCAGCAGACTCACCGGCTGATGGACCAACCGATGATTTTGCAGATTCTACGGCTGATGATGATAATGGTGGCGGGTTTAGGTACAGCGGTGGGACTGTTGTTGCTGGAGTTTTGAGTATGTGGTTTCTCTTTTTATTGCTTTGA